A region of Nostoc sp. 'Peltigera membranacea cyanobiont' N6 DNA encodes the following proteins:
- a CDS encoding HU family DNA-binding protein: MNKGELVDAVAAKANVTKKQADEVISAFLSVVTEAVANGEKVTLIGFGSFERRDRSEREGRNPKTNEPMTIPATKVPAFSAGKQFKEKVAP, translated from the coding sequence ATGAACAAAGGCGAATTAGTAGATGCTGTAGCAGCCAAAGCCAATGTCACAAAAAAGCAAGCTGATGAAGTCATTAGTGCTTTTTTGTCAGTTGTTACCGAAGCTGTAGCCAATGGTGAAAAGGTAACGCTCATTGGTTTTGGGTCATTCGAGCGACGCGATCGCTCAGAACGTGAAGGGCGTAATCCGAAAACCAATGAGCCAATGACAATTCCAGCGACCAAAGTGCCTGCGTTTTCTGCTGGAAAGCAGTTTAAAGAAAAAGTAGCGCCATAA